The window AATGTTGGTTCTTTATAATTTTTCTTTACTTCAAAAAATGCTCTTCTATTTGGTAAACCTGTTAAATCATCTGTTATTAATCTTTTACGCAGGTTTTCTTTTAAAGCTTTCAGAGTTTCATTACTGATATCTAGCCGGACAAGTAAAAATGCAAGATAAACAAGAACTGAAAGAAAAACAATACCTATCCCGAAATTAAAAGTAATAATAGTCTTGGCTTCTGCCTGACTTTCCTTTATGAAACTATTTCTAATATCAGATAAAAGTTTTAAATTTTCTTTGTTGTCTATTAATTTTTTAAATTCCTTCTGATAAGTCAGAAAATTCCTCAGTATAACCCCCAAATGAAGCAAAAATGTCTTATGAAACTGCTTCAACTCTGGATTGTCTTCAACATTATAATTTTTCAGCATTTCATAATATATCTTTAGATCAGATATAAAGTTCATATCCATACTGTTTTGAAGTAAAAAAATTGTAGAAACCGCTTTGTTTACAAGGAGATAGTATGATATATCCAGATTGGAACTAAGCTGTAAATATTTTAAGGATAGTTCAGGTATGTATATTTGGGAATTTTTTATGGCAGAATTAAGGGTTTCAAACTTGTAAATCTCATTTTCTTTTTCCTTAATTTTATTTTCATACTGTTTTATAAGTCTGTATGTGTTTTTATGGGCAAGCTTTTTTAGATGACCTAATTTTAAGTGCTTTATAATATTTTTAATTTTTTGCAACGGCTCATAAATTTTGTTGTAATCATAGTATAAGAAAAATTTACTTTTTAAAATTTCACTTTCCAGCCGGAATTCATTTTTTTCAATCCTTTTTAAATCAAATAAAACACCGGAAGTGGTCATTGTATAGTCAAATGTATTTTTAGAGGAATATAAAAAAGCAGCAGTTACCACAATAGCAAGAAAAAGGACAAAATAAATTCTCCTCACCTATTTTCCTCTACAAGTATTGATGGAAGTTCTCCCTTCAAAGTCTTCAAAAAGGCAATTATTTTCTCAATATCTTCATCGGCCATATCTATTCCAAGATTATGCTTAGCCATTACTTTGATAGTAGTTTTAAGATCTGGAATACTTCCATCGTGGAGATAAGGATAAGTGCAGGTGATATTCCTGAGGGAAGGAACTTTATAAACGTTTTTATCTTCTTTTCTTTTAGTGATTTGGTATCTATCAGGATTTGTTGGTTTCCATGGATATGGAATTACAACACCAAGTTTTTGGAAGGAATTTCCTCCAAGATTTATACCATTATGGCAGGAGATACAGCCAAGTCTTTTAAACAGTTTAAATCCTTCCTCTTCTTCAGGAGATAGCTTCACTAAACCTCTGAGATATCTGTCAAACTTGCTATTTGGTGTTATGAGGGCTTTTTCAAACTCAACAATTGCATCTGCCACCTGTTCAAATTTTATTCTGTTTGTATGGTATATCTCTTTAAACTTTTTTCTGTAAAAAGGATTTTTATTCAGTTTTTCTTCAATTTCTTTGGGGGAAGAATTCATCTCAACAGGGTTTGTTATTGGACCTATTAACTGCTCCCGCAGGTCTTTAGCTCTACCATTCCAGAACTGTCTGAAATTGAAAACAGCATTAAAGACCGTAGGTGAGTTAACTGTTCCTTTTCTGCCGGCAAATCCTGTTGAAACAGGTTTCTGGTCGGTTCCACATTTTGTATAAAGGTCGTGACATGTTGCACAGGAAACCTTATTGTCCTTTGAAAGTGAAGGATCATGAAACAGAATTTTACCAAGCTCAGCCTTCGCCCTGTCATATTTTACTGTGACAGGCAAAGGCTGAAGCGCTTCAAAAGCAAAGGTCATATTAAAAAGAAAAATAAATATTAGCCATATTTTTTTCATAAATGTTGGATGATTGCCTCTGTAATTTCCTTTGTATTAACCCTTTTTGTTCCTGGAGCCCAGATATCTCCTGTTCTGTAGCCTTCTTCCAGCACTTTATCTATAGCCTTTTCGATATCCCTTGCAGCTTCAGGAAGTTTACAGGTTATTTCCAGCATCATTGCAGCAGATAGTATCATGGCTATTGGATTTGCTATTCCCTGCCCTGCAATATCAGGTGCTGAACCGTGCACAGGTTCATAAAGGGCATATCTCTCTCCGATACTTGCTGATGGAAGCATTCCTAGAGAACCTGTTAAAGCCCCGGCTTCATCAGAGAGGATGTCTCCAAAAAGGTTTCCTGTTACGATTACATCAAAATCCTTTGGTCTTCTAACAAGCTGCATTGCACAGTTATCAACATACATATGTTCCAGTTCTACATCCTGATAATCTGCATGGACTTCATTTACAACCTCTCTCCATACAGCAGATACCTCAAGAACATTTGCTTTATCAACACTTGTAACTTTTTTCCTTCTCATTCTTGCCATCTCAAAAGCAAGTTTAGCAATTCTTTTAATCTCGTGTTCGTAATATATCATTGTGTTGTAGCCGACTTTCTCACCGTTTCTCTCTTCTATTCCCCTTGGCTCTCCGAAATATATTCCACCTGTTAATTCTCTTATAACAAGCAGGTTAACGCCTTTAATCAATGTCTCTTTAAGGGGAGAGGCATCTAATAAAGCTGTGTATGCTTTTCCTGGTCTGAGATTTGCAAATAGGT is drawn from Persephonella sp. and contains these coding sequences:
- a CDS encoding cytochrome c peroxidase is translated as MTFAFEALQPLPVTVKYDRAKAELGKILFHDPSLSKDNKVSCATCHDLYTKCGTDQKPVSTGFAGRKGTVNSPTVFNAVFNFRQFWNGRAKDLREQLIGPITNPVEMNSSPKEIEEKLNKNPFYRKKFKEIYHTNRIKFEQVADAIVEFEKALITPNSKFDRYLRGLVKLSPEEEEGFKLFKRLGCISCHNGINLGGNSFQKLGVVIPYPWKPTNPDRYQITKRKEDKNVYKVPSLRNITCTYPYLHDGSIPDLKTTIKVMAKHNLGIDMADEDIEKIIAFLKTLKGELPSILVEENR
- the leuB gene encoding 3-isopropylmalate dehydrogenase is translated as MKKSCKITVLPGDGIGPEIMESAIEVLNAISKKYGINFEFHEALIGGAAIDATGDPLPEETLELAKKSDAVLLAAVGGEKWDNLPTDKRPEKGLLRIRKELDLFANLRPGKAYTALLDASPLKETLIKGVNLLVIRELTGGIYFGEPRGIEERNGEKVGYNTMIYYEHEIKRIAKLAFEMARMRRKKVTSVDKANVLEVSAVWREVVNEVHADYQDVELEHMYVDNCAMQLVRRPKDFDVIVTGNLFGDILSDEAGALTGSLGMLPSASIGERYALYEPVHGSAPDIAGQGIANPIAMILSAAMMLEITCKLPEAARDIEKAIDKVLEEGYRTGDIWAPGTKRVNTKEITEAIIQHL